One genomic segment of bacterium includes these proteins:
- a CDS encoding fumarylacetoacetate hydrolase family protein, whose amino-acid sequence MRLAMIETSTGPAPAVRLPDGLYAPIASTGPWGDLDELIRCGGPALARVHSALERGDLATLPGAKLLRPLSRPEKIMCIGKNYRDHCAEMKSPLPERPVLFAKYPNTLAGPEDEISLPAVSRMVDWEAELAVVIGRACRNVGVEEARQCVFGYTCANDLTMRDAQSQDGQWVRAKSPDGFCPLGPELVTADEVDNPQALDISLRLNGTVMQRSNTREMVFGVAELVSYLSRTMTLQPGDVLLTGTPPGVGAGRDPQVFLAPGDRVVVEIQGIGALANVMRAEA is encoded by the coding sequence ATGCGACTGGCCATGATTGAAACGTCCACCGGCCCGGCGCCGGCGGTGCGCCTTCCGGACGGCCTTTACGCCCCGATTGCCTCGACCGGCCCCTGGGGCGACCTGGATGAGCTGATCCGCTGCGGCGGGCCGGCGCTGGCGCGGGTGCACTCCGCCCTGGAGCGGGGCGACCTGGCGACCCTGCCCGGGGCGAAACTCCTGCGCCCGCTCAGCCGTCCCGAAAAGATCATGTGTATCGGCAAAAACTATCGCGACCACTGCGCCGAGATGAAATCACCCCTGCCGGAGCGGCCGGTCCTGTTCGCCAAGTACCCCAACACCCTGGCCGGGCCGGAGGATGAAATCAGCCTGCCCGCGGTGAGCCGGATGGTGGACTGGGAGGCCGAGCTGGCCGTGGTGATCGGCCGCGCCTGCCGCAACGTGGGGGTGGAGGAGGCCAGGCAGTGCGTGTTCGGCTACACCTGCGCCAACGACCTGACAATGCGGGACGCCCAGAGCCAGGACGGACAGTGGGTGCGGGCCAAAAGCCCGGACGGGTTCTGCCCCCTGGGGCCGGAGCTTGTCACCGCCGATGAGGTCGACAACCCGCAGGCACTGGACATTTCCCTGCGCCTCAACGGTACGGTGATGCAGAGATCGAACACGCGCGAGATGGTGTTCGGCGTGGCCGAGCTGGTGAGCTACCTGTCGCGCACCATGACCCTTCAGCCCGGGGATGTCCTTCTTACCGGCACCCCACCGGGAGTGGGCGCCGGGCGCGACCCGCAGGTGTTCCTCGCCCCCGGCGACCGGGTGGTGGTGGAAATACAGGGTATCGGCGCCCTGGCCAACGTGATGCGCGCCGAGGCGTAA
- a CDS encoding B12-binding domain-containing radical SAM protein, whose product MKVAISYPPIVNARGQVAMVSQNRNVQFFKKPTYLLPVIHAQAATWLRDLGVEVRWDDGNSQGKSFDEWYSGLLAWEPDIVVFESTTPVMKFYWRLTDRLKSDRPKTIVIMTGFHSMRRPQETLERSRADVVLRSNHVDFALKRLVPYIAEHDKWRLTCDIEGLWIRMDDNEFRSTGNFRQVEPLENSPDVDRDLVGWKNYAFENGNYLQTPGTYATSVIRDCMFGKCTFCRYNGPDLTFSIRPVEQSLNEYQRLVEQYKVREIFDDSGVWYRGKQAREFAQGVIDRGLHKSGAYFGFNTRFAYLDEETIKLLGKANFRFVLIGLEAADEVTLRRLNKGYLPKHILPNLELFTKYGLHPHLTIMVGYHWQTREQLKQTVDMTREIMFKGLARTLQVTLCTPLDFTPYHQECIDEGVMLTEDYDDFDMSKIIVKTPLPHEEYYKAIRDMYGVALDPRFLARQMMFLASGRKRDWQFLFSYGWRALRRVRNHIFNLTQAHTVIPGAGGNGDDSCKPTAVGAC is encoded by the coding sequence ATGAAAGTGGCGATTTCATATCCGCCCATAGTCAACGCGCGGGGCCAGGTGGCGATGGTCTCGCAGAACCGCAACGTGCAGTTCTTCAAGAAGCCGACCTACCTGTTGCCGGTGATCCACGCCCAGGCCGCCACCTGGCTGCGCGACCTGGGAGTCGAGGTGCGCTGGGATGACGGGAACTCGCAGGGCAAGAGTTTCGACGAGTGGTACAGCGGGCTGCTGGCCTGGGAGCCAGACATCGTGGTGTTCGAAAGCACCACGCCGGTGATGAAATTCTACTGGCGCCTGACCGACCGTCTGAAGTCCGACCGCCCCAAGACAATCGTGATCATGACCGGGTTCCACTCCATGCGCCGCCCGCAGGAGACCCTGGAGAGAAGCCGCGCGGATGTGGTCCTGCGCAGCAACCATGTGGATTTCGCCCTCAAGCGCCTGGTGCCCTATATCGCCGAGCACGACAAGTGGCGCCTGACCTGCGATATCGAGGGCCTCTGGATCCGCATGGATGACAACGAATTCCGCAGCACCGGCAATTTCCGTCAGGTCGAGCCGCTCGAGAACAGCCCGGACGTGGACCGCGACCTGGTCGGGTGGAAAAATTACGCCTTCGAGAACGGCAATTACCTCCAGACCCCCGGCACCTACGCCACCAGTGTGATCCGCGACTGCATGTTCGGCAAGTGTACGTTCTGCCGGTACAACGGCCCAGACCTCACTTTCAGCATCCGCCCGGTGGAGCAGAGCCTGAACGAGTACCAGCGCCTGGTCGAGCAGTACAAAGTCCGGGAGATTTTCGACGACTCCGGGGTCTGGTACCGCGGCAAGCAGGCCCGCGAGTTCGCCCAGGGAGTCATCGACCGCGGGCTGCACAAGAGCGGGGCCTATTTCGGGTTCAACACCCGTTTCGCCTACCTGGACGAGGAGACGATCAAGCTGCTGGGCAAGGCCAATTTCCGCTTCGTGCTGATCGGGCTGGAGGCGGCCGATGAGGTCACGTTGCGCCGCCTGAACAAGGGCTACCTGCCCAAGCACATCCTGCCCAATCTGGAATTGTTCACCAAGTACGGCCTGCACCCGCACCTGACAATCATGGTCGGCTACCACTGGCAGACCCGCGAGCAGCTCAAGCAGACTGTGGACATGACCCGCGAGATCATGTTCAAGGGCCTGGCCCGCACCCTCCAGGTCACGCTCTGCACGCCGCTCGATTTCACCCCCTACCACCAGGAGTGTATCGACGAGGGGGTGATGCTGACCGAGGACTACGACGATTTCGACATGAGCAAGATCATTGTCAAGACGCCCCTGCCGCACGAGGAATACTACAAGGCCATCCGCGACATGTACGGCGTGGCCCTCGACCCGCGGTTCCTGGCCCGCCAGATGATGTTCCTGGCCTCGGGCCGCAAGCGCGACTGGCAGTTCCTGTTCAGCTACGGCTGGCGGGCGCTGCGGCGGGTGCGTAACCACATTTTCAACCTGACCCAGGCCCACACGGTGATCCCCGGCGCGGGCGGCAACGGCGACGACAGTTGCAAGCCCACGGCGGTGGGCGCCTGCTGA
- a CDS encoding oxidoreductase, protein MRSGQREENRAGSRLHRVQSVRHLTGQVFVLRVDRLGVPAVAGQCATLGAWGSGLNREYSMYGGQDEPWLDFLVREVEDGQVSPRLKQLAPGDPVEMDGPYGRFVIEQPGDRSRRYLFVATGVGIAPFHSYLASFPWLDYHLIHGVRLADERYDRDHYDPERYTACLSLEAGGDYRGRVTDYLRAHPADPECYCYLCGNSGMVAEASEILRGQGVNGDHLFTEAFF, encoded by the coding sequence ATGCGGTCGGGACAGCGCGAGGAAAACCGGGCCGGGAGCCGTTTGCACCGTGTGCAGTCGGTCCGCCATCTGACCGGCCAGGTCTTTGTCCTGCGCGTGGACCGTCTGGGCGTTCCGGCCGTGGCGGGACAGTGCGCCACCCTGGGCGCCTGGGGCTCGGGCCTCAACCGCGAGTACTCGATGTACGGCGGCCAGGACGAGCCCTGGTTGGATTTCCTGGTGCGCGAGGTGGAGGACGGCCAGGTCTCGCCGCGGCTCAAGCAGCTCGCCCCCGGCGACCCGGTGGAGATGGACGGCCCCTACGGGCGGTTCGTGATCGAGCAGCCCGGGGACCGCTCCCGTCGCTACCTGTTCGTGGCCACGGGCGTGGGGATCGCCCCGTTCCACAGCTACCTGGCCAGTTTTCCCTGGCTGGATTACCATCTGATCCACGGGGTGCGGCTGGCCGATGAGCGCTACGACCGCGACCACTACGACCCCGAGCGCTACACGGCCTGCCTGTCCCTTGAGGCGGGCGGCGATTACCGGGGCCGGGTGACCGATTACCTGCGGGCCCACCCCGCCGACCCGGAGTGCTACTGCTACCTCTGCGGCAACAGCGGGATGGTGGCCGAGGCCAGCGAGATCCTGCGCGGCCAGGGAGTGAACGGCGACCATCTGTTCACCGAGGCCTTTTTCTGA